A section of the Drosophila sechellia strain sech25 chromosome 3L, ASM438219v1, whole genome shotgun sequence genome encodes:
- the LOC6605369 gene encoding 26S proteasome regulatory subunit 10B has translation MAAPPANPPMDDERVKALTNYRTRLLQHREIESKLKALRDKYKVVNAQYEKSEDDLKALQSVGQMVGEVLKQLTPDNFIVKASNGPRYVVGCRRQINKVKLKPGTRVALDVTTLTIMRYLPREVDPLVYNMTHEDPGNVNYAEIGGLGQQIRELREVIELPLLNPDIFLRVGISPPKGCLLYGPPGTGKTLLARAIASQMDANFLKVVSSAIVDKYIGESARLIREMFAYARDHQPCIIFMDEIDAIGGRRFSEGTSADREIQRTLMELLNQMDGFDALGQVKMIMATNRPDTLDPALLRPGRLDRKLEIPLPNEVARMDILKIHAEPLNKRGEIDYEAVVKLSDLFNGADLRNICTEAGLFALRCDREFVIQEDFMKAVRKISDNKKLESRLDYKPI, from the exons ATGGCTGCTCCACCTGCAAATCCCCCAATGGACGACGAGCGAGTGAAGGCGCTGACCAATTACCGTACCAGGCTCCTGCAGCACCGCGAGATCGAATCCAAATTGAAGGCTTTGCGGGACAAGTACAAGGTCGTGAATGCCCAGTACGAGAAGTCCGAGGACGATCTGAAAGCTCTCCAGAGTGTGGGTCAGATGGTCGGGGAAGTTCTGAAGCAGCTCACCCCGGACAATTTCATCGTGAAGGCCTCGAACGGACCGCGCTACGTGGTCGGATGTCGCCGGCAGATTAACAAGGTGAAACTAAAGCCCGGCACACGTGTCGCCCTGGATGTGACCACTCTCACCATCATGCGCTATTTGCCGCGGGAAGTGGATCCCCTGGTGTACAACATGACCCATGAAGATCCCGGAAACGTGAACTACGCTGAAATCGGTGGACTTGGTCAGCAAATACGCGAGCTTCGCGAGGTCATTGAACTGCCGCTACTAAATCCAGATATTTTCCTACGCGTGGGCATAAGTCCGCCCAAGGGATGTCTGCTCTACGGACCACCTGGCACCGGAAAAACTCTCCTGGCCCGCGCCATCGCCTCCCAGATGGACGCCAACTTTCTGAAG GTTGTTTCCTCTGCAATTGTGGACAAGTACATTGGCGAGAGTGCCCGACTGATCCGGGAGATGTTTGCCTACGCCCGTGACCACCAGCCGTGTATCATATTCATGGACGAGATCGACGCAATCGGTGGTCGCCGCTTCTCGGAGGGAACATCCGCCGACCGAGAGATCCAGCGCACGCTGATGGAACTGCTTAACCAGATGGATGGATTCGATGCCCTTGGCCAGGTGAAAATGATCATGGCCACCAATCGTCCGGATACACTGGATCCGGCTCTGCTGCGTCCTGGGCGACTTGATCGCAAACTGGAAATTCCGCTGCCCAACGAAGTGGCGCGCATGGACATTCTAAAGATTCACGCCGAACCACTGAACAAACGCGGCGAAATCGACTATGAGGCGGTGGTTAAGCTCTCCGATTTGTTCAATGGTGCCGATCTACGGAACATTTGCACGGAAGCCGGGCTCTTTGCCCTTCGCTGTGATAGGGAGTTTGTCATTCAAGAGGATTTCATGAAGGCCGTCCGCAAAATATCGGACAACAAGAAGCTGGAGTCGCGTCTGGACTACAAGCCTATTTAG
- the LOC6605370 gene encoding peritrophin-48, translating to MRGLPSFVVLQAMLLAVMVHLSTQTRYLNATDDICRLFKDGTQLLKPGSCSESIICQNFESTRGTTCSGSKPYYSKSKGICQASADTYCDTSKICKNSGTGYIGDTINCANWYYCDADALLGQGTCNLGMHFDQVSKRCVYPEDTVCGAKYEICDVAPLSTPFRDDANCHKYYTCSSTKGMVVNTCENGLYYNVATGTCVQKKDVICENHPLPDEVCGNKKLAVRNKFVSDMATCRGYYYCRDLGSGIPDTDPIFQQCDENNFFNQVRQACMPRESQKCDYDRCDGRKDGFEVAEIDGCHHYIECVDGRETTPISCEDKYFDVVTQNCSATHLVYGACSS from the exons ATGCGAG GACTTCCTAGTTTTGTGGTCCTTCAAGCCATGTTGCTGGCCGTGATGGTTCATCTGAGCACCCAAACGCGTTACTTAAACGCCACCGACGATATCTGTCGACTTTTCAAGGATGGTACCCAACTCTTGAAGCCCGGATCCTGCAGCGAATCGATCATTTGCCAAAACTTTGAATCAACAAGAGGTACAACGTGTTCGGGCTCTAAGCCATACTACAGTAAATCCAAGGGTATATGCCAAGCGTCCGCGGATACTTACTGCGATACAAGCAAAATATGCAAGAATTCTGGAACTGGCTATATTGGTGATACCATAAATTGTGCCAACTGGTACTACTGTGATGCGGATGCGTTGTTGGGCCAAGGAACATGCAACCTGGGAATGCACTTCGATCAAGTAAGCAAGAGGTGTGTCTATCCGGAGGACACAGTTTGTGGCGCCAAATATGAGATATGCGACGTTGCGCCCTTAAGCACACCATTCCGCGATGATGCCAACTGCCACAAGTACTATACGTGCAGCAGCACTAAGGGCATGGTGGTAAATACATGCGAAAATGGACTGTATTACAACGTGGCCACCGGAACTTGTGTGCAGAAAAAGGATGTTATCTGCGAGAACCATCCGCTGCCAGATGAGGTGTGTGGCAACAAGAAACTGGCGGTGCGCAACAAATTCGTTTCGGATATGGCCACATGTCGCGGATACTACTACTGCCGCGATTTGGGCTCCGGTATCCCCGATACCGATCCCATATTCCAGCAGTGCGATGAGAACAACTTCTTCAACCAGGTGCGACAGGCGTGCATGCCGCGCGAGAGCCAGAAATGCGACTACGATAGATGTGATGGTCGCAAGGATGGCTTCGAAGTGGCCGAAATCGATGGATGCCACCACTACATCGAATGCGTCGATGGTCGGGAAACCACTCCCATAAGCTGTGAGGATAAGTATTTCGACGTTGTCACGCAAAACTGCAGCGCAACTCACTTAGTTTATGGAGCTTGTTCCTCTTAA